The following is a genomic window from Candidatus Methylomirabilis sp..
GATCAGCAGGGACGGGTGGCGGCAGAGTTCGTCCTTGACACACTTCATCCACGCCGTGTGGCTATCCTGCATGATCAGACGCCATATGGTCAGGCGCTTGCGAAGACGTTCGAACGATGGATGGTGCATGAGCGGCGCGGTCTCAGCGTAACCAGCATCGCGCTTTCGTCAGACAGAAAGGATCTTGGTTCAGCGATCGAACAGATCAAGGCGAAGGAGCCGGACCTGGTGTATTTCGGGGGGCTCTATCGTGAGGGCGGTTTGCTAGCAAGGAGACTCCGGGAGCAGGGGATCAAGGCTACCCTTGTCAGCGGGGATGGGATGGTCGGAGCGGAGTTCGTTAACCTTGCAGGAGAGACTGCGGCCATCGGAACCTATTTGACCTTTGCGCCAGACCCCATGCTGCTGCCATCGGCTGAGGCCGCCATCAAGCGCTTTCAGGATCGGTAC
Proteins encoded in this region:
- a CDS encoding branched-chain amino acid ABC transporter substrate-binding protein — translated: ASAIYHAAAVPQITPSSTDPRLTEQRFMNLFRTCGRDDQQGRVAAEFVLDTLHPRRVAILHDQTPYGQALAKTFERWMVHERRGLSVTSIALSSDRKDLGSAIEQIKAKEPDLVYFGGLYREGGLLARRLREQGIKATLVSGDGMVGAEFVNLAGETAAIGTYLTFAPDPMLLPSAEAAIKRFQDRYGAIGPYTLYAYDAAGALFTAIARTKPTAQSRPHLLQVSQTLHRMTYMGALGRLRWDQKGDLVKPPYVIYQVKKGGSFQGWFEQVTDQTPKR